AATGTGTTGTTTTCGATGCCAAAAGGCATTGGGGATATTAGAACAGATATCATTAATAAGTTTCTTTTGGAACTTATCAATGGTTTCTAACAAAGATTTATTTGTTAGTTGTTCTTCAATTCGTTTGTGATTAATCtcttcttttaagaaattaatttgttgtggtttttgtgaaattagattgattgattttgaaacaTTGTTCTTTTGAAGTTATCTTAGATTTTGGAGATCTGACTCTGTACAAAATgcaaatgtgattttttgtccTAACATCTTAGTAGATATGCGATTATGATGAACCTTAAAAGGATATAAAACAGCTAAAAATGGGAGTCCCAAAATAACAGCGTCAGAAATATCTTTGATTAAAACAAAAGGGTTTTGAAACAAATATCATTTTGACAAACATGTGCTTTTGGTATTTCATATTTTAAATTCATTGGGGATTGATTTGTAGCACtaagaatttcttttgatttatgaaaatatttgGTAGGTATTAAACCTTCTTGAATGCAATTTAAATCAGCACAATCAAAGCAATTGTGTTTAGATGAAAATCTTCaattattattgtaattttagAATACCATTTTTGAATTCTCATTTTgtctaaaagactcaaaactaaattAGGCATGGATTCTTTTTCAGTAGGAGATGAGGAATCTGAATCATGATGTGCACGTGCTTGTGTCCCTAGGGTTTGACGGTGTTCTGTCGGCGTCGTCCCAGGCGGCGTCGTCCCGGCGCCGTTGTTGAATCTTCCACATCGCCATCCGTTGGTCTTGGTTCGTTATTTCGCTGCGCTGGTTACTCTTCGGTGTTGAAGATTGGCTGCTGTTTGCGAACTGCGATAACCCGCAATTGGGGTTTTTAATCTAAAGCAATTCTTAGGGTCTTGCTGCACCTATACTGCACCAACAGACTCTGCTTTTGAAGGATTTTCAACAATTGGTTGCACCTACACACTTTTCAACAGGTTGAACtatctaattttatatttaattttttttatattattattttggaatgCATTTTGTTCTAGGTTAATCTCTTGGTTTCCATGGACAAGTCACCCGTTGCCTTATGCCCATGGGGATTTCTTGACTTCTCTGCTACTTCTTCCAAATTGAATACTGCCACTGGTCAATTATCCGGACAACTTCCAAAAGCACGAACCTTTGCTGCCATTGTCACAAATGGTGTGGAAACTTCAGTTAATTTAAGTCAACTTCCCTCTCCTACTGTTCGGGGAGATGTGACTTATgttaaaatcagtgaggacctTTATCAAGAACAATTACGTTCATGTCGAACAAACCTCATTGGTAggcttttgttaaaaaaaggaACGATGCCGATGAAGACTGAGCTTCTCAAGAGTGCTTTGGCTTCTTTATGGAAGCTTCACAATTCATGGAAACTGGTACCTCTTGGCAAGGGCTATTTTGATCTTCACTTTTCCAGCGAAGAAGATATGAGAAGAGTGTGGGGGGTGGTGGAACCTGTACACTTCAATTTGGTCTTTTTAGGCTGTCTCAATGGCAACCAGATTTCAAACCTGGTGATGTCCTTCCCCAAACACATGCTCAGGTATGGATCAAAATATATGGCCTAAGTCAAGAGTATTGGCACCCTCGCATTCTTATGGAAATTGCTCGTGGGGTGGGTACCCCACTCCAGTTGGATCATGCTACACATGAAAAGTTATATGGTTATTATGCTAGAATTTTGGTCGATGTGGATCTTTCTGCTGATTTGCCTTCGACTATTATGGTTGAGCGGGAACAACATGGTTTTTCTGTTGATATTATTTATGAGAATTTGCCACCAACCTGTGGTCATTGTGGTGTAATTGGccataatacaaacaaatgccGGCATTTAAAGGGTAATCATTCTGATGGGATGCATCCGCATGTTGAGGCGCATCGTCGTGGACGATCACCAACTCGTCAAGTTTATCGTCCAAAACCATCGGCTAAGACTGTTTCTCCTCCAGGTGATACTATACACATGGAACGTTCCCCTTCAGTTGAAATTCTTCACAATAATCGTTCTACTGGACTTAATAATGATATGGGAGCCCCACTTTGTAGCTCTCTTGAGCAACGCCATACTGAACAAGTCAACGATTTTGCGAATCAAATACTAATGACTGTTGTGAATAATGAGCTAAGGGTGTTGGCTGACAAGGTCATTGATTCATCAACAGATCCTCATGGTCACCTAGAGACAATTTCAGATAGACAGCTTCTAAAGGTACAACCAACCAATATTATTAATGATtccccttcttgcaacttgaaTGATACTCTTTCAGAGGAGATGAGAGATGTGCCTTCGGAAGAAATAAATATCGACCACAATGTTGATGTTGATGTCCCACCTGGTTTTGGTTTGAGGAAAGAGATCAATGTTGTGGATGCAGGGAAGGATTCAAATGACTTTACTCTAGTTCTTAGTAAATCCcagcaaaagaaacaaaagaaaaaccaaaaagttGATGCATGTAGGCAAGAAGAACCCTATGTTACAAGGGCAGGAAGACAAGTTATTTCTACCTCCAAATGAAGCTAGTTTATTGGAATATTCGCGGTATTGGTAATTCCGATACACGTACGGAGCTTTCTAATGTTTGCCACTCTCATCATCCTGACTTGGTTTGCATCTCTGAACCTATGGTTACTTTTGATTCTATTCCTTCTGCTTATTGGAATTCATTAGGTCTCTCTTTACTTACTATCAATAACAGGGATGATTTATTGCCTAATATTTGGGTTTTGTACTCTACGGACTATTGTTCTCCTACTGTGATTTCTTCTTCAGGGCAACAAGTTACTTTTCAGACTTCTTTTGAGGGTGTTCTTTCTCAGTTTACTATTGTTTATGCGGCTACTACCTCGACTCTTCGTCGTGTTTTATGGTGTGACCTCTTAAATATCCGTTCTAATACTACAATGCCGTGGATGGCAATTGGTGACTTTAATGCTATCCTTGGAGCGCATGAGCAAATGGGTGGTCACTTGCCTGCTCGAACTTCATGTGAGGACTTTCGCAGTACTACTGAGCTTTGTGACTTTACTCATATGGATACTACTGGTGTTTTTTACACTTGGACTAATGGTTGGAATGTCCGTGGTTACATGGAGAGGCGTCTTGACCGCTCTCTTTGTGACACACGTTGGTTACATTCTTGGCCTTATACTAGTTGTTGTGCTTTACCCAGGATCGTTTCTGATCATAATTGTCTAGTTTTCTCGGCTTCTGTTATTCGTCTTAGAGGTCCGCGACCTTTTCGGTTTCAGTCCATGTGGACTTTACATTCAGAATTTTCTGGTTTGGTTGCTAAGTGTTGGCAATCAACTGTTGTCTATGGGTGTCCCATGTTTGTTATGTTGGAAAAGCTTAAGGCCCTTAAGCGCTGTCTTCGAGTTTGGAACTCTAGTGTTTTTGGCGATGTCCATAGAAATGTCACTTTTGCTAAAGAAAGACTTCAGAATATCCAAAATAGTATTTCTTCTGATGGGAATTCGCAAGAGAAGTTTAATGAGGAAGTTGTGGCTAAGACGGCTGTCCTCGATGCTCTTCAGATGCAAGAAGCTTTTTGGCATGACCGTGCTCGAGTTAAATGGCTCACTGAGGGTGATCGTAATACCGCTTTTTTCCATGCTTATGCTCGAGGTAGGCATTCTTCCTCCAGGATTGTAAATCTTTTAGATGGTGAAAATGTACTCTCTTCACATACTGCTATTGTTGATCATGTGGTAAACTTTTATCAGTCTTTATATAATTCTTCGTTCACCCCAACTGGAATTGAGGATGTTTGTGGTGTAATACCACCTATGGTTAGTGAAGAGGAAaatctttctctttcttgtttACCTTCAGCAGATGAAATTAGAAGTGTTGTCTTTTCTATGGATCCTTCGAGTGCTCCAGGACCTGATGGTTTTCCTGGTTCCTTTTATCAGTCATGCTGGGATATTGTTGGTTTAGATGTGATTGCTTTTGTACAAGATTTTTTTAAGCGTGGATGGCTTTATCCCAATGCCAATTGCAATTTTGTGGTGCTTATCCCTAAAGTAGAAGGTGTTGCCACAATTGCTCAGTATCGGCCCATTGCTCTTGCTAACTTTCTGTTCAAAATTATCCCCAAGATTCTTGCTGATCGGCTCAGCCCAATTGCCACTCGCATTATTTCTCCTCAACAAACGGCATTTTTGAAAGGTAGACGTATTTCTGATTGCATTGGGCTAGTTTCAGAAGGGTTCAATTTTATGGACAAAAAGGCTTTTGGAGGTAATGTAGGCATAAAAGTCGACATCGCTAAagcttttgatactttgaactGGGATTTTCTTCTCCATGTGCTTTCTAGTTTTGGTTTTTCTAGTATCTTTGTGGATTGGGTGCGGGTTTTATTACAGTCAGCTCGCCTTTCAATTCTGGTAAATGGCACACCGCATGGGTTTTTCTCTTGCTCCCGAGGGGTACGTCAGGGTGACCCTCTTTCTCCACTTCTTTTTTGTCTAGCAGAGGAAGCTTTGAGTAGAAGTTTATCTTCGCTTTTCTCTACTGGAAGGATTACTTCTATTTCAGCTCCGCGAGGTTGTTGCCCTCCTACTCATGTGTTATATGCTGATgatcttttcattttttgtcgTGGGAATGTTCGATCTCTTTGTTCTCTTCGAAATTTCTTGGATAAGTATGGTTGTGCATCAGGGCAACTTGTTAATGCATCTAAGAGTACTTTTTATCTCGGCTTTTCCTCAGCCCATCGTAAAGCTCATGTTTCTAGGCATCTTGGCTTTCGTTTGGGTGTTGTTCCTTTCACTTATCTTGGGGTACCCATTTTTCGCGGTAAGCCAAAGAGAATTCACTTTCAAGCTTTGGTAGACAAGGCTAAAGCTCGCCTCTCGGGTTGGAAAGGTAAACTTCTCTCAATGGCTGGACGATTTCAATTGGTACAGTCTGTTTATCAAAGCTTATTTCTCCATAGCTTCTCAGTTTATCAATTGCCATCTTGCATTTTAAAGCATCTTTCTGCTTGCGCAAGGAATTTTATTTGGTCAGGGGATTTATCTTCCCGAAAATTGGTAACAGTTGATTGGAGTATGGTGTGTGGACCTAAAAAAGAAGGTGGGCTTGGTCTTCGTGATTTAGCTTCTTTGAATTTAACGGCTTTGCTTAGTTTTGGATGGGATGCTTTACAATCTTACTCTTTGTGGGGTTCTTTTGCTCGTCAGCGTTTTCCTCTTTCGCCTTACAGAAATCAAAATATCTATTTACGGTCTTCTGTGTGGCATGGTTTGAAGCGTGCTTTGCCTATTTTGAATAATAATAGTCGTTGGATTATTGGTGATGGGAGGTCAGTTTCCTTTTGGTTTGACAAATGGTTGGATGAGCCTATTATTAGTCCTTCTTTATTTTCGGTCATTTCACCTAAGGTTCTTCCTCGGGTTTCAGATGTTATTGAAGCACAAAGTTGGTCTTTGCCagattatttttcaaatttattcCCTTCAATTGTGCAACAGATTTTACGTTTACCTTTGCCTTTAAATGCTAAGGATGACAAATTGATTTGGGAGCCCTCacctactgggaagttttctttttcttctggttATCACCTTATTCGAATGAGACATAGTGATTGTGCTTGGGCTAAGGTTATCTGGCAACATTTTATTCCGCCACGACTATCTATTTTGGCTTGGAGGCTTTTTCATGATAAACTTCCTACGGAAGATGCGTTACAACGACGTGGTATTTCTTTGGCATCCATTTGTTGTTTATGTCATAATTCTGAAGAATCTACtgctcatcttttctttggatgTCGGATATCTAGGCAACTTTGGAGGTGGTTAGTATGTCAATTTGGTACATCTTTACCTCTTCCAGATTCTTTGGTTGCTTTTTGGGATGTATATGTTCGTAAGCCATTTTCCAAACAATTGCACAATCTATGGATTTTTGCGGGTCTTTCTACTATTTCAGCTATTTGGAAGGCtcgaaataaatttatttttgaggGTCGTCCAATCTATTTTCATCGTCTTTGCATGTCTATTAATTCGGCGATTGTTCATGGTGGGAAGTTTATTCCTGGTTATTCTCAGGGTTTTGACACTCGAATCATTTATTCTTTGGGGATCCAACCTATCCCTCGCAAGGCTCCTACTATTCTTCCTGTCCTTTGGTCTCCTCCTTGGTTTCCTTGGGTTAAGCTTAATACAGATGGTTTGTCTAAAGGAAATCCCGGTCCTGCTGCATGTGGAGGAGTTTTCAGGAATTGCCATGGTCGTTTTCTCGGAGGTTTCTGTCAACGGATTGGTCATTGCAACTCTTTTTTTGCAGAGTTATCAGCAATTATTATTGGTATTGAGTTTGCTTATCAGCGGGGTTGGCACTGTCTTTGGTTGGAAAGTGATAGTTCTAGTGTTATTTCTGCTCTTCAATCATCTGATTTTGATCCTCCTTGGCCTCTTCATACGCAATGGTCTATTTGTTTGGATCGCATTCAGAAAATGACTTTCTACGCATCTCACATATATCGAGAAGGAAATCTTGTTGCGGACAATTTTGCTAACATGGGCTTGTCTTCTCCATCTTTAACATGGCATGATTCTCCTCCGATGGCGGTTCGTGCTACTCTGTTTTCTGACTATGTTGGCTTGCCTGGTTACCGCTtctcaaattaatgtgcatGTCGGCATCCAGGTTTGTCtcactttcctttttttctcctATCTTTATGGTgttgtttgatttgttttgcAGGTTTAGACCTTCATGTTTGGTTCTAGAGGGGTTAGGTTTCATGTCCCCCCCTCTTTTCTTTGTATCATTCTcattttttgtttctagaagggtaaggtttatgtccccccttCTTTCTagtgtattcctttttgttatcTCTGTTTTTTGgaggggtaaggtttatgtcccccccTGACTAGGTGTACCTTGTTTTTtcgttatcaataaaattaCCCTCGTACCGTCgaggttttccaaaaaaaaaaaaaaaaaaaaaaaaaaagaaaaaaaaaaagaagaagcatgTTGATCATCTTCTTTGGTGATTGGATGAGTTCAGACTCTAGTGAGTTGTGTGCGAATTTCTAAGTTCTCAGATTTTAAgaacttaatttttttattttatttgatttacttctctttgtaaatcttTGACAGTAATTTCTTTCGTTGGTTTATTAAACCGTTCAAGTGTTGTGTTAAGACTGATCTTTTGAGATGATTGAGGTTGACTGGTACTAGTTTCTTCTTTAGAGACTAGTTTTTTAAGTTTTCTCAAATGAAAAGACTTTAATTCTGGGTCATCGACCTTACTGATTAATTATATAAGAAGATctttttgttcttcttgtttattTAAAACTGAAATTTTGTTATTACAACAAGCATCGGTACATCCAAATTTAACATCTGGATATGACATGGTACTTGAGGTTTTGTCTGAAGAGGATGAATTGAAATCATTTTCAGATTGACTATTGTCAGTATATTTTAATTCCAAAACTTGGATTCATTGATTATGTTCTTCCTCAAAGAGTTTAAGTTGATTGATAGTTTTCTTAACTCGACATTTGTTTGCGTAATGACCAAATTTACCACACTTGTAGCATCTTCCTTTTTGGTCCTGGGTTTTGGAGTGAGATTTGCCGAAAGGCTTTTTCTTCCATTTGTTTGATTTaggtttttcataaaacttattaGTTTCAAAacttttgttattatttttgaaatatTTCTTTTTGGAGTATTTGTTTGGATACCGGTTTGGATACTTATTGTAAGTATCTGAccgtttctttttgtttgaatGAGAAATAGGGGGTAATCCATATTGTTCACAGAAcgttcctaattcatatttagCTATTGACTTGTCTTTATTAACTTGTTTTGAGATTTTCATGTCGATACACATTTTCAAGCCTTCTTTTTGGATTATGTTCACAATGTTTCCATAGGTAAGGGTATGATATAGTATGACACCTTCTTTATTGACTAAAACATTTCTGATTTTATGAGCAAAAAGATTTGGTAatccatttataaatttttctttccagaaatgttgattactatcttctcTGAGCATAACTCTTGACATAACAACATCTTTATACCATCTAAAGTCGCTTAAGGTTGGGCACCTTAAATTACTTAGTTGGTCGTGTATTCTAGAAGTGACATTATTGAGAGTTCCAATAAAATGTTCTATGATTATGAAGAGTAATGTGTTGACTGCGTCAGGGACACCTTGTCCAATGACTTCATCAAAAATAGGTAATCCTTCTTCATCCTTTTTAATTgcaaattttatttcatttcgtGATTGCTCAGTGAGATGTTTCTCCCACCAAGAATGAAGTATTCCAGTAAAACTGGTGACCAAAAGGTCGACAACTTGTGTTTGAGTAAGATTATGATTGGTAATATAACTATTAGCAATCATAGAGATGTGTTGTAATTTGTTGAGAAGTTCTTGCTCTAACAATCCATCTATattccattcatagagtttGTCAGATGATACAGAGAATTGGTTTTGAATATTTCGTTCTTCAAATTGAATATCTAGGGGTGTAGGTCTGGGATACCAGTTTTTAGTAAGTGAGGTTGGGTTGACTTTTCGATGCGTAATACACTTGAGTTCAAGATTTTGGAAAGCCTTTTCCACTTTTGTAATGGAATCTGCTTCAGTTTTATTTTCTGAATCCTGGATTGAAGGAATTGTTTCTTTTGTGGATTCATCTGATATTGTAAGACATTAACTGTCTTTTCTAACGCTAGTAGCATTTGATCAATACGTTGGTTAGTTGAAAGTGTTTTCAAAGCAGTTGTTTTGGAAGATGATGACTCTGGGAAATTGAGCAGAGGTTTTTCTTTGTGAATTGATTTTGGTTGAGACAATTTGTCaattttgtctaattgtttACCAATGGTTTGTAAACTCTggtttgaaaaattattttgttcaaTAATTGGCTTAACGCCGGCATCATCTTTAGGGAGTTTAAATGGAGTAGCTGGTACTTGGGCATTACCCGTTTTGACTAAAATCGTTTATGGGGGAGGATGACTGGAGGAAATCAAAGTTTTATCCTCTTTAACCCAGTTTTTGATAGAAGcgtatttatgcgccttagttagctagttcttatgcattttcgttatgttttcttagtttaaagtagtcttttaagctagtttcatgtgttttcaggttttaagggcatattacataaaatgatgcaatttggagccttttggagcaaaatggagcttggaatggaagTCACATACTTGGAGCTAAGGGAATGGACGagaatgaagatttgaagatttaaggagtcctagttgaagaaggattcctaatcaatgaaggattcctaattgaagagggattcctaatcgacggaGGAGTCATAGttaaagatggattcctagaagaatgaggattcctacttaaacaaggtttcctacttgaagtaggaaagttaagcctagaagtttcctattttgggttAAACTTTCCTAAACCTAGATGGCCTTAAGTTCCAGATATTTTGAAGGTTTCCTAATCATTTTTAGAGACAAAAGAAGGTTCTAGAACACTCCCCATAAGGTGCCGCACCTAGCCTTCTAGAAACCCCttgttccttgccttgcaaggcattctagaagccttatccttccTCTCCTTATCTAGCTGCACCTTCTTCCCCTTTTCCCCTTTCAATTCTGATTTCttagcctttttccttgtggatttggattctagaagtccatatctgattcccctagggttttaagtgcctatatatactcatatcaACCCCTAGATCAAaccaccacctctcatacacaacCATTCATGCCAGAAATCAATCCTTGCtttctgccgcacctttccatcaccATAGTCCCTAAtttctgcccaaaatcatccctagccgtaccccccATCAACCCTATACGCCATCacccattccccatccattctccACCATTTAAATAACCCAAAGAACCTGTCTAACGTCCAAGTGCCGTGGCAAAGAGAAGGAGGAACCTTGGagcgtgcttgccattcaagtccGAGTTGCTGGGAGTTTTAGGTGTttcctttcctttgatttcaatgtttaaattctatACTCTTTGTTTCatacgtatgaggaactaaacccccctatggctaggggggattcgaaaccatgattatgcttgctatatgatttgattacttctaattgcgtttcataagttgtggattcaatttacttatctatatgaattaaaactgatttgtgtatgttggttgagagtgcacacttaattttcatgcatgagtttgatgctagaatgtaagggagtttcacctaatcgttatgaacttatattcataagtagtaaaagttgttgatcacaattgcgttaagtgaattcttggcataagtttcatgtgctttcatagttacgagtgcctcgtcaatacttatgatttccattgaacgtaatgatctttgattgtatctctattatgcgctttcatgtagggaacttttgaggaataatttggttgcgatgcacTTTTTCCGTCCAAATCATTGAtactagggaaatctgaaagttaatttaagcggacctaattaacttggagtgttgagtattcatggtttattgaattgcaattagaaattgttttgtatgcaagtataacatgtgtggagaagaaccccttagctagtcTTCCATCCATTCCCtttcaccaaattcgttttaaaatctgctctagtttacaaagttttgttttgtttttaaattcgtccaaaatcaatccccattTACTTTGTTGAGTCCTATTAGCTAGAAGtcaagttagtttgtgtttttaagtgtcttgagtcaagttaaacccaattttcgtccaaatttgtgtttgtgtttaaaactgcccagattgtggttttaaggcagttttgagtgtttctgggctgttttgagtctttaggtttgttttagtgttttagagtttagttttgctttctttgagtttagtttagtgttttaaacttgtttttacgtatttgagtaagttttcaagtgatttagcaatccctcctaatccctggtctagaacgatccctacttaca
This window of the Malus domestica chromosome 03, GDT2T_hap1 genome carries:
- the LOC139194739 gene encoding uncharacterized protein, translating into MPMKTELLKSALASLWKLHNSWKLVPLGKGYFDLHFSSEEDMRRVWGVVEPVHFNLVFLGCLNGNQISNLVMSFPKHMLRILVDVDLSADLPSTIMVEREQHGFSVDIIYENLPPTCGHCGVIGHNTNKCRHLKGNHSDGMHPHVEAHRRGRSPTRQVYRPKPSAKTVSPPGDTIHMERSPSVEILHNNRSTGLNNDMGAPLCSSLEQRHTEQVNDFANQILMTVVNNELRVLADKVIDSSTDPHGHLETISDRQLLKVQPTNIINDSPSCNLNDTLSEEMRDVPSEEINIDHNVDVDVPPGFGLRKEINVVDAGKDSNDFTLVLSKSQQKKQKKNQKVDACRQEEPYVTRAGRQVISTSK